Part of the Pseudoliparis swirei isolate HS2019 ecotype Mariana Trench chromosome 18, NWPU_hadal_v1, whole genome shotgun sequence genome is shown below.
aggagccccACAGGGACCCGTACCGAGATGCCTGGAACGGACGCCGCGAgccagaaggtgtgtgtgtgtgtgtgtgtgtgtgtgtgtgtgtgtgtgtgtgtgtgtgtgtgtgtgtgtgtgtgtgtgtgtgtgtgtgtgtgtgtgtgtgtgtgtgtgtgtgtgtgtgtgtgtgtgtgtgtgtgtgtgtgtgtgtgtgtgtgtgtgtgatgattggCATGGTGTTTGACCTGCAGGTGATCATGATTTCTTTGTTGTGGATTTGGTGACTAGAAACTAGCAGCAACAATGAACGTacacatttatttctgtatttaaaagTAATAAATGAAAGCTCGCGATAACTTTAATATCCATCGGCTTGGATCGATTTTCCTATTTCACGAGATTTCTATCGAGATACGATTGCACCGTAAATCGACCAACTTTGTGTCAAATGATGCGATTATGTAATCACCTCAGAGGTGTTAAGTGGTGACTTGTAGTTTTTCTTGACACGCCTTCAGCgtttataataacaatacaaatgtcCGAGTTGCACCTGTTTGACGTTTTTCGAACTTGTCTTCAACTCGTGAAACTGACCGTCGTTTCCCCCCCgtccagccgccgccgccgccgccgccagcctCGCTTCCGCGGCGGACGACCGCGCTCGACCGGAGGAGCGCCGCCGCAACGAGTTGTACCGGCAGTACTACGAGGAGCTGCAGCGGCGCTCCGACAGCGAGCGGCCCGTCGACTGCTCGGTGATCGTCGTCAACAAGGCGCAAAAGTATGTCCGCTCTCTCGGGCGCCGCGGGGAGCGAGCGACGTCACCGCGCGTTGGAGCGGCGCACgccgtgtttttatttcatatcgctctctgtctctctctctctctctctctctctgtgtgtgtctgtgtgtgtgtctccctgtgtgtacatgtgcttCACAAACACCTGTCGGGAGTATGCTGAGACGGTCGGACGTAAAGTCCGTGACCTGGGCATGGTGGTGGATCTGATCTTCCTCAACACCGAGGTGTCCCTCACCCAGGCGCTGGAGGACGTCGGCAGAGCCCGCACGCCGTTCGCCATCATCATCACCCAGCAGCACCAGGTCCACCGGTCCTGCACCGTCAACATCTTGTTCGGCACACCGCAAGGTAACGCACGGAAAATTGACCTCACcgaccgaccccccccccccaaaaaaaaagtcgTATTACAAATGTTTGCCTttctttttcaatttatttttatttttacacacaGAGCATCGCAACATGCCGATGCAGGACGCCATGATGCTGGTCGCCCACAACTACGACACCTACAAAGTGGAAAACCGTGAAAAAGAGCGCGAGGAGATCGCCAGGAAGGCCGCCAAGATGGCGGACGACGTGCTGCTCCGGGAGCCGGACAGGGAGAGCCACCCCGTCTCCGTGCTCACCTCCATCACCCTGCTGTCGGAGAACAGGTGGGCGGAGAATCTTCAACTTTTTAAGTGTCTGTGACGCCCGCGTCAGCCTTCGGTTTCTCACTCCTTCCcgtcgtgttttttttctttcctttgtgGTTGCCGGGTAGATTTGTAACCCCCGATGAAATGGACACGCTCATCGCGTACCTGAAGGACAAAAGAGCTCGGCTGCTGCGAAGCGCCGCAGATCCAGGTAAGAGGAACGTTGTTTCTTCTGGTAGGACCTAAAATGGAGGAACAGTTGCTCCACGAGCTTCGTCGGTCTaatccagggttcgtacggtcattgaaaacctggaaaagtcatggaatttaaaaatggtcatttccaggcctggaaaagtcatggaaaaaacttaaatcatgaaagttttggaaaagtcatggaaatttgttaaaatcacgcgttcatttacgccgcgtttaaaataattaatatattttttaaagaaagacgttcaaaatataagccggcgtacgctctcgatacgcaacattttctacagttttcatgtttatactgacattttagtttggtcatggaaatttggtttaaagtcctggaaaagtcctggaaatccattgatcaaaatgtgtaagaaccctgtaataTTCGGCCGAACCGCAAATTCTAACCGAGCCTTTCGCCTCGCAGCCGGAGTCCACGGTGCGGCTCCGGCGGCGGCGCACCGCGACGTCCCCGCCTCCGCCGCGGGGCTGGCTCCTCCCTCCCACTCCGCTCTCGCCCAACCGCAGTCCGGCCACCTCGGCCTCCCGGCGGCGGCGACGAGCGCCGCGGCGACCCCGAGCCACCAGCAGGAGCTGCAGGCCAAGATCCTCAGCCTGTTCAACAGCGGCGGCGGGGCCCCGGCGGCGGGCGCCGGAGGCCCGGCCCCCGCCTCCCAGTCCAAGGCGTACGCCGCTCTCGGCCCGGCCCCCGTCCAGGTCCCGCCCCGCCAGCCCATGGCGGGCCCCTCCGCGGGCGCGTCCCAGGGTTACGGCGCCCCGCCGGGACGCATGCAGGTCCCACCGGGGGGGCAGAGGCTCCCCTCGTCCGCTTCGGGCATCAATTTTGACAACCCGAGTGTGCAGAAAGCGCTGGACACGCTCATCCAGAGCGGACCGTCTCTGAACCACCTGGTgagccccgccgccgccgccgccgctcagcAGCCCCCCAGCAGCATGGGCCAGGCCCCGCCTCTCTCCATGTACCCCCGACATTACTGACAGACGAATGAATCACGTCCCTGTGACACGTAGACGCCACGTCGGCCCTCTGCAGTGAGTTTACCCGCTGTAATATTGGTAGGTTGGATGTTTTGTAAAAGCTTTTAATCCGTGTTTCTTTAGTGTTGTGTTTTAGTTTGATTCCGGTTATTACACGGTTATTACAATCTGTTGGATGACTTGTCCAGACTACCTAAAGGTCTGTGTTTTCAATTGTTATTAGCCAGAAGGTAATTATTAATTGATTCTCGTGACACGTGACATGAACTGAGGAGAAGTGACGTGTGTAAAAGTACATTATATATTTTGGTTTATGATGGACTCCTTTGTTCTTTTCCAACCGTGATTtgttttagtcttttttttaatttgtaacacTTTCATTGTCAAAACAAGACGAGATTAAAAACTCCAGACACACTTGCTGTAATAAAATGGTATTGGTTTATTGCATTTTGTGCTGACAAATCTATAAAATGGAACGGGTATCGCCAGAAGCCATAGATATAAGCATTTGAAATGTAAGAtacaactttttcttttttttaatgtaccaTGAAACACAATAGAGAATAATaggttcttttttaaaatgtgataatATTTAACTTACAACGACACAAAAAGAACACCTCCACGCTaactatttgatttatttacatgtagCCCCCTCCCACCCCGCCCCCAGCGTTACAAgtgcacatgtacacacatacacactcccaCAAAACTGAAAGGAACGCACTCCGGCGTGACCAGAAGACCAGGGACAGTATCCAGGAAGAGTCGGGAACAGTTCGGAATGAAAAAAGCATTTTCATATTACTGAAATTTGATACaagcgtgtctgtgtgtatgctgtgtgtgtagatatatatcatatatatatatccattacATTGTCAGGCATCTATACAAAATGTTTCCCACAACTCCAGTGAATTCAAAGCTGGACCGTGACGGGGTTCCTCTGGAGGGAAGTACTCCGTAAATGAAGTAAGGCAAGCGGGGAACGCGTTTATTCCCGAGAGTTAAATGTGAAGATCGATAACGTCGTCGCTTGTCGGGGTAAATATGATAACGATGATGCACAAATGTCACACAAAAAAATGTTGGGCCAGAACAAAATTTATATTCTAATGACAATTTCACGAATGTTGAAGATCAAATTATGTGATGGGACATTTTGGGCAAcaattcttttgtttttgtccaaTCAAACCAGATGCAAGAGGCTGATGAATGATTGTTGGATGCTGATTGGTGGACGTTATTATTTTTGGTTTGTTCTCCACATTTTCGCTCTGTAATAACTCTCGTTGAATAACCGCATTCCCCAAAATGTTAAACTTTGTCTTTCAAGGTTGTCTGAATATCGACTGACCAGACGAGTTTTTTTGCGATTGGTAATTATTATACTTTTATTATACTTCAATATACACTGAATATATAACCTAATAATAAAATAGTTTTTCTGCTGGCATCTCCTCTACTACTTTGGCACTTTCATCATCTTACCCAATAGAAACAATTTGTGAACTGAACTTTGTTCCATTTTATTTCAAGTGGGAAATAAAACCATGTCGACTGCATCCAATTCACTGGAGCGCACCGTGTATGTCGTTAACTGAAATATATACTTTGGTTATCAGTTTATCTGCAGATACAATTTGACACAATGAGAAGACCTTGTCAACAAATCTACCATAAAAAATAGAATCgtcctataataataataataatcttgacTACAATGATTGGCCAGTCCTAAGGAAAgattggagaaaaaaataaattcatACGACtagaaataaatgttttctaACTGATATAAACAAATACTTGTATACCACAAACACCCAATATATTGTCAATACACCTTGTTCAG
Proteins encoded:
- the ncoa5 gene encoding nuclear receptor coactivator 5 isoform X1, giving the protein MSRRRSHSPSPSRTCSSSDPRDLERRIFVGNLPTSDMEKKDLEELFGPYGKIIGVSLFRGFGFVQFERVEEAEAAKSGQKGRIYKGYKIDVNMAVERRQAKPQSQQSPPRRAGSASTAPLAAYGGYADGKEPRPRSRSPVYGRESRDGREPREGREPREGREPREGRDGREPREGRESRDGRDARDSAREARPAGHSRDHDYRYRAAETRDKDARDPAYSRDDYDRFYRGGSGAEEFYRRKEEPHRDPYRDAWNGRREPEAAAAAAASLASAADDRARPEERRRNELYRQYYEELQRRSDSERPVDCSVIVVNKAQNVYMCFTNTCREYAETVGRKVRDLGMVVDLIFLNTEVSLTQALEDVGRARTPFAIIITQQHQVHRSCTVNILFGTPQEHRNMPMQDAMMLVAHNYDTYKVENREKEREEIARKAAKMADDVLLREPDRESHPVSVLTSITLLSENRFVTPDEMDTLIAYLKDKRARLLRSAADPAGVHGAAPAAAHRDVPASAAGLAPPSHSALAQPQSGHLGLPAAATSAAATPSHQQELQAKILSLFNSGGGAPAAGAGGPAPASQSKAYAALGPAPVQVPPRQPMAGPSAGASQGYGAPPGRMQVPPGGQRLPSSASGINFDNPSVQKALDTLIQSGPSLNHLVSPAAAAAAQQPPSSMGQAPPLSMYPRHY
- the ncoa5 gene encoding nuclear receptor coactivator 5 isoform X3, with product MSRRRSHSPSPSRTCSSSDPRDLERRIFVGNLPTSDMEKKDLEELFGPYGKIIGVSLFRGFGFVQFERVEEAEAAKSGQKGRIYKGYKIDVNMAVERRQAKPQSQQSPPRRAGSASTAPLAAYGGYADGKEPRPRSRSPVYGRESRDGREPREGREPREGREPREGRDGREPREGRESRDGRDARDSAREARPAGHSRDHDYRYRAAETRDKDARDPAYSRDDYDRFYRGGSGAEEFYRRKEEPHRDPYRDAWNGRREPEAAAAAAASLASAADDRARPEERRRNELYRQYYEELQRRSDSERPVDCSVIVVNKAQNREYAETVGRKVRDLGMVVDLIFLNTEVSLTQALEDVGRARTPFAIIITQQHQVHRSCTVNILFGTPQEHRNMPMQDAMMLVAHNYDTYKVENREKEREEIARKAAKMADDVLLREPDRESHPVSVLTSITLLSENRFVTPDEMDTLIAYLKDKRARLLRSAADPAGVHGAAPAAAHRDVPASAAGLAPPSHSALAQPQSGHLGLPAAATSAAATPSHQQELQAKILSLFNSGGGAPAAGAGGPAPASQSKAYAALGPAPVQVPPRQPMAGPSAGASQGYGAPPGRMQVPPGGQRLPSSASGINFDNPSVQKALDTLIQSGPSLNHLVSPAAAAAAQQPPSSMGQAPPLSMYPRHY
- the ncoa5 gene encoding nuclear receptor coactivator 5 isoform X4 — its product is MAVERRQAKPQSQQSPPRRAGSASTAPLAAYGGYADGKEPRPRSRSPVYGRESRDGREPREGREPREGREPREGRDGREPREGRESRDGRDARDSAREARPAGHSRDHDYRYRAAETRDKDARDPAYSRDDYDRFYRGGSGAEEFYRRKEEPHRDPYRDAWNGRREPEAAAAAAASLASAADDRARPEERRRNELYRQYYEELQRRSDSERPVDCSVIVVNKAQNVYMCFTNTCREYAETVGRKVRDLGMVVDLIFLNTEVSLTQALEDVGRARTPFAIIITQQHQVHRSCTVNILFGTPQEHRNMPMQDAMMLVAHNYDTYKVENREKEREEIARKAAKMADDVLLREPDRESHPVSVLTSITLLSENRFVTPDEMDTLIAYLKDKRARLLRSAADPAGVHGAAPAAAHRDVPASAAGLAPPSHSALAQPQSGHLGLPAAATSAAATPSHQQELQAKILSLFNSGGGAPAAGAGGPAPASQSKAYAALGPAPVQVPPRQPMAGPSAGASQGYGAPPGRMQVPPGGQRLPSSASGINFDNPSVQKALDTLIQSGPSLNHLVSPAAAAAAQQPPSSMGQAPPLSMYPRHY
- the ncoa5 gene encoding nuclear receptor coactivator 5 isoform X2, with protein sequence MSRRRSHSPSPSRTCSSSDPRDLERRIFVGNLPTSDMEKKDLEELFGPYGKIIGVSLFRGFGFVQFERVEEAEAAKSGQKGRIYKGYKIDVNMAVERRQAKPQSQQSPPRRAGSASTAPLAAYGGYADGKEPRPRSRSPVYGRESRDGREPREGREPREGREPREGRDGREPREGRESRDGRDARDSAREARPAGHSRDHDYRYRAAETRDKDARDPAYRDDYDRFYRGGSGAEEFYRRKEEPHRDPYRDAWNGRREPEAAAAAAASLASAADDRARPEERRRNELYRQYYEELQRRSDSERPVDCSVIVVNKAQNVYMCFTNTCREYAETVGRKVRDLGMVVDLIFLNTEVSLTQALEDVGRARTPFAIIITQQHQVHRSCTVNILFGTPQEHRNMPMQDAMMLVAHNYDTYKVENREKEREEIARKAAKMADDVLLREPDRESHPVSVLTSITLLSENRFVTPDEMDTLIAYLKDKRARLLRSAADPAGVHGAAPAAAHRDVPASAAGLAPPSHSALAQPQSGHLGLPAAATSAAATPSHQQELQAKILSLFNSGGGAPAAGAGGPAPASQSKAYAALGPAPVQVPPRQPMAGPSAGASQGYGAPPGRMQVPPGGQRLPSSASGINFDNPSVQKALDTLIQSGPSLNHLVSPAAAAAAQQPPSSMGQAPPLSMYPRHY